Within Anguilla anguilla isolate fAngAng1 chromosome 11, fAngAng1.pri, whole genome shotgun sequence, the genomic segment ccaagaacaaaacaaataaataaacaagcttGGCATCATTGAGAGGGACTGGGGTCGTGAGGAGGCTGGGCGCTAGGCTAGCATGTCCATCCGTGCAGCTGTGGTGTTGAGGCTCGCCCTGAACCCCCAGCGGCTCCTCAACAGTCTTCTTCATTAATGTGAGTTAACGTCACACCGCTACCTTCAGTGCTTCCTTCCTGTTGGCCCCGATGCCTGTAGAACTGAAAGAGTTTCCATACTTACAAACCccaccctgctctgccctgcctcCTGATGgtggggttaaaaaaaaaaaaaaacacgtgcAGGGGCAGCTTCAAGATGCATCTGCGGTATGAGCAGGAAGTAAGtgacaggaaggagagaggaaacaggaagcagtcAGCCAGGGCCTGGTCTTACCACGGTTGggttcattccaatcgcttattttatctttCCTCGTGTCCTTGGTCCTCATGTGACCGCGAAATCGATCGAGGTCCGCCATCTTTACGGACATTCTCAACACATTAAACGCTCCTCGGAGGAGCGAGGAGGCTCTcgaaggatgcttgagcaaggaaacatgaCTGCATCCCTCGTGGaagtgggggttttttttggaatgcgtGACATACAATTGATCGACCTGTGGATCCAGCTTTCCCCATCTGCCATGTCTGCAAAtgacgtggcttcaaactgcTGCTTGACCGAGCAAGGATGTCCCATTAGCCTAATACATGTTGCCCCGATTCCTCCGTCCTCATACCTCATCCttacacctcctcctcctgtcctccgTTGGGTGGAGCCTTGGAGCAAGGGAGGAACGCGAAGAAGAGACGCgaggagtgaaaataagcgattggattGGATGCTGTGAAAGCGGCGAAACAGTGTTCCCAGAGTTCCCTGAGCTGCTCCCGGTCTACGTTCACTGCGTTTGCGTTACTCAAAGCcaatgtggtgtggggatggctggtttaagcagccacacctgccctgggtcaagctaattggacctggccaattggataattggttaagaattagataattggccaggctaattggacccaggaacaggagtggctgcacctgtgcgtagtgaggtaatcactgcgcacaggttaaatctgccatccccacccacacaagggagcttcggtcatgactgtgttacatctgctcactttggctgtaagatcttgccaaaccctcgtaaataaatctggactgcttgaacatcatctccctgtgtctctgtgctggagggccccgaGGAAaaccacttcggtggcctgtggcaggcgtgtttgccacagccAACAATGTCATTTCACAGGTTCATTTAGCCATTCTGGAACCATAGACATCAGTTATCTAGCCGCTGAGGCACAATTAGaaactttttcccccccctcttcttTTGGTGCTCATTCTGAGTTggcaaaatttgaaaatgtgagaGGCAGTGAGGACAATTAGACACAGCCAGCTGCAGCTTGGTTCACCTTCTAGACACAAAATATACGAAATGCATCTCTCTATCCTCTAGTCCTACAGGCAATGCAACATTGATTCACACAAAATGTTACATTGCAGGTATACAGCCTAGATGTGAGTTCACATGTAATGAACACCAAATAATGCGGAACTCAACAGGTAAACATTAAACAGTAAAAGCACTTTTACTGTTAATAAATGCTGGTTCTACCTCTGTAAAATGGGGCTAATTTGTACATGACAGTGTATTGGAATGTAGAAACTCAGCCTTGCAGTGTAAAACTTGCCTTTATTGAAGGATGGAGTCTGTTCCTTTTAAGCGATCGCATTCCTAAGAGAAGACAAAAATGGGACGATcatctctctacccctctctatTCAATTCCActccttttcccttctctctcgtccactctctctccttctcaccgTGAACTCTTCACACTCGTCCTGTGTGTCTTCgtcaccctcctcttcctcgtctgTATGACGTGACTCTGTGTCCGCAGCCGATTCGTCCGCAGACACCTCGCCATTACCCTCACCTGCCCGGTGGAGCTCTGCGAGgcgatggacagacagacagacagatgcacagacaggtgcacagacggacggacaggcagatggagagaaaggcagacagacagaaaggaagATATTCAGTTGAAAACTCTCTTCACTGGAGGCTCTGCAGGTGAGTCCTAACCTCTGACTTTCTGTCAGCTGACCGTGTGTATGTGGCATATGCATAGGTGTGGGGTGCGTCCCaatattcaaaaaatgtatcctccACTGCCACCTTGTGGCCCGGAAGCCGAGCtctgtgtcctccctccctccagtgtcccaaTACTGGAGACGAGCGAAGTGCACAGAAGTGTTTTGGAGACGCGACTTCAAACTCATCACCTCCCCTCCTTTACTCCACATACTTCTGGGTAGGAgacgagtggtagtgggggagtggaggaaaggaggtggaGGAGTAAAAAGTAATGGGATGCACCGAGAGAGATACGtcacccccaatattttcatatgaattaataGCTAGACTAGCCAGCGTGCCTGTGAGAGTTGACATTAAGGCCAGACTGGGTGGTCCCGCGGTGTGTCTCGCCCAACGCAGAAATGAAAGCCGCACCTGTGGTGCGCGACCTCTCCCCTCACCTGCGCTGCTCTCTGTGATGAGCTCCAGGTGGCCCAGCAGGGCGTCGATGTTGGACTTGATCTGAGCCAGTTCAGCTCTGATAGCCTGCAGCTCGCTGGTCTTCACTgcagagagaagacagagacatcactgctgctgctgtgagcCTTGAGCTCGGGACATGACCTGAACTGCACCAGAAAATATCTGTCTGTGTACATGGAGTATGTGAATACTGTGAGCTGAGCAAATCACTCTACATAAGAGCATCTGGCAAATGCCTCAACGCAATCAAAGTGGTACAGCcatacaaattataaatacataagtCTCATTTTACACACTGCTTATAGAAAATCAGTCCTGTAATGGCTAAATTGATTCAGCTTTTGATATGATTTGCAGGCCTTGCCCAGAAAGCAGGGGTTATGAGACGGGGCGGGATATTTTGGGAAACTCACGCTTGCTTCGGACAGAGCGGCTTCCCGTGACGGGGGATCGAGAAACCAGTTTCACGGGCAGCGACTTCACCCTGCGCATGACCGGAATGGCCACACGAGGGCGCTTCAGAGGCACCGGCCGCGGGATCTGCGACGCCCGACTGCGATAGTCAAAAAGTCTGGATAGGGGAGGACACGGTGTAGCTAGATTAAATATTCTCCctcaatgcatatttttttcattgcaaaGGAAGACATTAATTTTCCTGGATGGCTTCCTGCAAGCTTAATTAGCCTTCAGAGTAACTCGGTTTGAGCttctgctatttaaaaaattcagatgCAGAGGATGTGGTGGCAGCGATGCCGTCACTGACAGTCTAGTctaggggtggccaacccaggtcctggagagccgcagggtctgctggcttttgtttttactcggcacttaattgatcaattaaagcagttgattacatagttaactcacctcccctggtttattttgtgtaagtggttgttgtatttaaggtcaaaacaaaaacccgcagaccctgcggctccccaggaccggagttggccacccctgctctagTCTCAAGCAAGGCAGGTCCACCGTCGGATTTAATCCGTTCAACAATGTGGCCCAAATCTGATTTGAAAATATCCGATTCCAtgtgcttttttcctgtttacacaAGTGAGCAAAAAAATCGGTATTGGGTCACTTTTACCAGGCGGTGTTAACGTAGCCTTAGTGAACCTGCTCATTTATTGGCTGCCAATTAGAGCAATCAGTAAGCTCCACCTCCTGCTTCTCACTTCCTGAAAGTTCATTCACGTTTGTTTACTTAGCTTGGTTCCCCACCGACGAACGTAACTGCTTGGTTTATACAAAGCGTAGCCCATGCCTTGCAGTTTGGTAACAAAAACGGCCAAAGTAACCGGGAACTACTGTACAATGATCTGCCCTTTATTAACCATCAATCATGGAAAAGCAAGTGAAATCATGAGAATGCAAATGGCGCTGTTGCTGTAGCATCCGCCATTAAACGTAGCTAACGCCAGCTAAATCGCCGCCGGAAGCGCGTGTGCAGAACACCTCTGTGGCCTGGTCTCTAACGACTGAAGGAAGTTTTTCGCGGGAGTTTGGAATACGTGAAGTCAAAGCAGGTCCGCACAGTGGTGTGAAGGTAAGAATAATGgctgcagtttatttattttttgtaatttcttgtttttgtgatAAGCATTAAAACAATCTAGATGAAC encodes:
- the LOC118207435 gene encoding RNA-binding protein Raly-like isoform X1 — protein: MSLKVQTSNVTNKNDPKSINSRVFIGNLNTAVVKKPDVEAIFSQYGQVLGCSIHKGYAFVQYASERHARGAVLAENGRVLAGQTLDINMAGEPKPQRPVGVKRPGAALYSGYDSFRDNFYDRLFDYRSRASQIPRPVPLKRPRVAIPVMRRVKSLPVKLVSRSPVTGSRSVRSKLKTSELQAIRAELAQIKSNIDALLGHLELITESSAELHRAGEGNGEVSADESAADTESRHTDEEEEGDEDTQDECEEFTECDRLKGTDSILQ
- the LOC118207435 gene encoding RNA-binding protein Raly-like isoform X2, whose product is MSLKVQTSNVTNKNDPKSINSRVFIGNLNTAVVKKPDVEAIFSQYGQVLGCSIHKGYAFVQYASERHARGAVLAENGRVLAGQTLDINMAGEPKPQRPVGVKRPGAALYRLFDYRSRASQIPRPVPLKRPRVAIPVMRRVKSLPVKLVSRSPVTGSRSVRSKLKTSELQAIRAELAQIKSNIDALLGHLELITESSAELHRAGEGNGEVSADESAADTESRHTDEEEEGDEDTQDECEEFTECDRLKGTDSILQ